A genomic segment from Candidatus Poribacteria bacterium encodes:
- the groL gene encoding chaperonin GroEL (60 kDa chaperone family; promotes refolding of misfolded polypeptides especially under stressful conditions; forms two stacked rings of heptamers to form a barrel-shaped 14mer; ends can be capped by GroES; misfolded proteins enter the barrel where they are refolded when GroES binds) — MPAKQIIFDEEARVALKRGADTLANAVKVTLGPRGRNVVIQKSFGAPLVTCDGVTVAKEIELPDPYENMGAQLLESIATKTNDVAGDGTTTATLLGQEILHEGLKNVTAGADPMQLKIGIDKAVTTVVDAIATQSRAVNTHEEISQVASIAANDPANDSNIGKIVAESLEKVGKDGAITIEEGKTSETTVDIVEGMQFDRGFLSPNFVTDEQAQVVEFENPYVLINTEKISSVTDLAPILEKTMQLGRSLLIIAEDVEGEALSTLVVNKLRGNLQVAAVKAPGFGDRRKEMLEDIAILTGGQVISEETGIRLENIVVGMLGTARRIVVDKDNTTIVGGSGAKEAVDGRVAQIRTQIEDTTSEYDREKLEERLAKLAGGVAVVNVGASTEVEMKERKARFEDALAATRAAVEEGIVAGGGTALLRAASALNTLELEGDQDTGRNIIRQSLLSPVRAIAENAGMEGSVVVAKVQEGEGNYGFNAATNAYGDMLEEGIVDPTKVVRSALQNASSIAGLLLTTETLITEIEEPPDPAAAAADPHAGHFH, encoded by the coding sequence ATGCCAGCAAAGCAGATTATCTTTGACGAAGAAGCAAGGGTGGCACTTAAGCGCGGCGCAGATACGCTTGCGAATGCCGTGAAAGTCACTCTTGGTCCCCGTGGAAGAAATGTTGTCATTCAAAAATCTTTCGGGGCACCGCTGGTAACATGCGATGGTGTCACCGTCGCAAAAGAAATTGAACTCCCGGACCCGTACGAAAATATGGGTGCCCAACTGCTCGAATCCATCGCAACGAAAACAAATGACGTTGCCGGAGATGGTACGACTACTGCGACCCTATTAGGTCAAGAAATTTTGCATGAAGGACTCAAAAACGTCACCGCGGGTGCCGATCCAATGCAGTTGAAAATCGGTATAGACAAAGCCGTGACGACTGTCGTTGACGCAATCGCTACACAGAGTCGTGCTGTCAATACACATGAAGAAATTTCACAAGTAGCCTCAATCGCAGCCAATGATCCAGCAAACGACAGTAACATCGGTAAGATTGTTGCTGAATCTCTTGAAAAGGTTGGAAAAGACGGTGCTATCACGATTGAAGAGGGGAAAACCTCTGAAACGACGGTTGACATTGTTGAGGGTATGCAGTTCGATCGCGGTTTCCTCTCGCCCAACTTCGTAACCGACGAGCAGGCACAGGTGGTCGAATTCGAGAATCCTTATGTTCTTATCAATACCGAGAAAATTTCGTCAGTAACAGATCTTGCACCGATTCTGGAAAAGACGATGCAACTTGGTAGATCCTTGCTTATTATCGCTGAGGATGTTGAAGGCGAGGCACTCTCTACATTGGTGGTGAATAAACTTCGTGGAAACCTTCAAGTTGCCGCTGTTAAAGCACCGGGTTTCGGTGACCGACGCAAAGAGATGTTGGAGGACATTGCGATCCTAACAGGAGGTCAAGTTATCTCTGAAGAGACCGGCATCCGTTTGGAAAACATTGTTGTTGGCATGCTGGGAACAGCCCGACGTATTGTTGTTGACAAGGATAACACTACAATCGTCGGTGGTAGTGGTGCCAAAGAAGCTGTTGATGGGAGAGTCGCACAGATTCGGACCCAGATCGAAGATACGACTTCCGAGTATGACCGAGAGAAGTTAGAGGAACGGCTTGCGAAACTCGCTGGTGGCGTCGCTGTCGTCAATGTCGGCGCTTCCACGGAAGTTGAGATGAAGGAGAGGAAGGCTCGATTTGAAGATGCGCTCGCTGCGACGCGTGCTGCTGTTGAAGAAGGCATAGTCGCTGGCGGTGGCACGGCACTCCTACGCGCTGCATCGGCACTTAACACGTTGGAATTGGAGGGTGACCAAGATACGGGACGCAACATTATCCGTCAAAGTTTACTCTCGCCTGTCCGTGCTATTGCGGAAAATGCTGGTATGGAAGGTTCGGTTGTCGTCGCGAAAGTACAAGAAGGTGAAGGCAATTACGGGTTCAACGCTGCGACAAACGCATACGGCGACATGCTTGAAGAAGGTATTGTTGACCCGACGAAGGTTGTCCGTTCTGCGTTGCAGAACGCGTCCAGCATCGCGGGCTTGCTGTTAACTACGGAAACCCTCATTACAGAAATTGAAGAACCACCGGATCCAGCGGCAGCCGCTGCTGATCCGCACGCTGGTCACTTCCATTAG
- a CDS encoding Gfo/Idh/MocA family oxidoreductase → MQQNGKYGVLLLGGNRTHQENYALSFAQDARCRLVAFADEPDAPPERITLARSLAESMDLPFIDLDAALAREDVHIVSLCTDVERRGRIGAKCAEAGKHVYLDKPMALNAEDASRIVDAVAKNGVRSQMFSNIHSGWARTVQRALTSGRIGELQAIHCDVLFSKGHPGTAPVGEKRIQEPTLERYSFVEAKPEMFDVGVYAVSMVNWLTQKRVQRVFGGTANYFFKEHRDCGLEDFGTLVLTLEDGITATIVGGRYGWQSHAQGGVRKVHLIGTEGTLTFDASANRLEVFAAEPAFEPPTPHPLDPMGMWSSTQAEIGMRPKQQWIEVGNDDDGSREFSAFVDCVENGVESEMNAEFAAHSVEIICAGYRSAATGEVIVL, encoded by the coding sequence ATGCAGCAGAACGGAAAATATGGGGTTCTTTTGCTCGGTGGGAATCGGACGCATCAAGAGAATTACGCCTTGAGTTTTGCGCAGGATGCACGGTGTCGGTTGGTGGCGTTCGCTGATGAACCGGACGCACCCCCAGAACGTATTACGTTGGCACGTTCGCTGGCTGAATCAATGGATTTGCCGTTCATAGACCTCGACGCAGCATTGGCACGCGAGGATGTGCATATCGTGAGTCTCTGTACAGATGTGGAACGTCGCGGACGTATAGGGGCGAAATGTGCAGAAGCGGGAAAGCACGTCTATCTCGATAAACCGATGGCACTCAACGCGGAAGATGCGAGCCGAATCGTTGATGCGGTTGCGAAAAATGGCGTGCGGAGCCAGATGTTTAGCAACATCCACAGTGGTTGGGCGCGAACCGTCCAGAGGGCGTTAACGAGTGGACGTATCGGCGAACTTCAGGCGATTCATTGTGATGTCTTGTTTTCCAAGGGGCATCCGGGTACCGCACCCGTCGGAGAAAAAAGAATCCAAGAACCTACTCTGGAACGCTACAGTTTCGTTGAAGCAAAACCAGAGATGTTTGATGTGGGTGTCTACGCGGTGTCTATGGTGAATTGGTTGACACAGAAGCGAGTGCAACGTGTTTTCGGTGGAACGGCGAACTATTTCTTTAAGGAGCATCGCGACTGTGGTCTTGAGGACTTTGGTACTTTAGTTCTGACCTTAGAAGATGGAATTACAGCAACGATTGTGGGTGGACGCTACGGATGGCAGAGTCACGCACAGGGCGGCGTTCGGAAGGTGCATCTCATCGGCACCGAAGGTACTTTGACGTTTGATGCTTCAGCGAACCGCTTAGAGGTTTTCGCTGCTGAACCGGCATTTGAACCGCCGACACCGCACCCGCTTGATCCGATGGGGATGTGGAGTAGCACACAAGCAGAAATTGGAATGCGTCCGAAGCAACAATGGATAGAGGTCGGCAATGATGACGATGGATCGCGGGAATTCAGCGCATTTGTAGATTGTGTTGAGAACGGTGTAGAGAGTGAGATGAACGCCGAATTTGCGGCGCATTCCGTGGAAATTATCTGTGCGGGGTATCGTTCAGCGGCAACTGGAGAGGTTATCGTTCTGTAA
- a CDS encoding peptidylprolyl isomerase has translation MRFSLLGAFFAALVSCNTDQLPYVTIETEKGNIIIQLYPEAAPATVANFARLIEAGYYDGVIFHRYVPGFVIQGGDPQGTGRGGPGWTIPGEFQDPDLLEKMPKHEKGVVAMARTQNPDSAGSQFYICISSDTTPYAHLNGNYTTFGKVIEGMDVVDALRERDVMNKVTIENYTPAP, from the coding sequence ATGCGATTTAGTTTATTAGGCGCGTTTTTCGCAGCGCTCGTCTCATGCAATACGGATCAATTACCTTATGTAACGATTGAAACAGAAAAAGGAAACATTATTATTCAACTTTATCCCGAAGCTGCTCCAGCAACAGTTGCAAACTTCGCTCGGTTGATCGAAGCCGGGTACTACGATGGTGTAATTTTTCATCGGTATGTCCCCGGTTTTGTTATTCAAGGGGGCGACCCACAGGGAACAGGTAGAGGTGGACCCGGATGGACAATTCCTGGTGAATTCCAAGACCCAGACCTCCTCGAAAAGATGCCGAAACATGAAAAAGGGGTCGTCGCCATGGCACGGACACAGAACCCTGACTCCGCCGGAAGTCAATTCTATATCTGTATCAGTTCAGATACCACACCTTATGCACATCTAAACGGCAACTACACCACATTCGGAAAGGTTATCGAAGGGATGGATGTAGTAGACGCACTCCGCGAACGCGATGTCATGAACAAGGTAACAATTGAAAACTATACGCCAGCACCGTAG
- a CDS encoding rhodanese-like domain-containing protein has product MPLKTLEQLVAEAKANVGHISPDELTEATESIILLDVRDEPDYDEEHLPNAVSLPRGYLELDIDEVAPDADTHIVTYCGGGTRATLSAHTLKNMGYENVSVLTGGFRGWKAEGLPTQESDE; this is encoded by the coding sequence ATGCCACTGAAAACCCTTGAACAACTCGTCGCCGAAGCGAAAGCGAATGTTGGACACATATCGCCAGACGAACTCACAGAAGCTACAGAGTCAATCATCCTTTTAGATGTCCGCGATGAACCCGACTACGACGAAGAACATTTGCCGAATGCGGTTTCACTCCCACGCGGTTATCTCGAACTCGATATTGATGAGGTCGCCCCTGACGCAGACACACACATCGTTACATATTGCGGTGGCGGCACCCGTGCGACACTCTCCGCACACACCTTAAAAAACATGGGCTATGAAAATGTATCAGTGCTGACGGGTGGTTTCCGCGGTTGGAAAGCCGAAGGATTACCAACCCAAGAATCTGATGAATAA
- a CDS encoding DUF4159 domain-containing protein, with protein sequence MILSIKWKLLLVGCLLLCAMIGTQGWQGLQASNVPLTIAQVHYGGGGDWYGDATTIKNWLQLLRTRMGIETTKDRVILKLTDHTLYQYPMLYLVGHGNIRLTESEVEALRDYLTLGGFLFANDDYGLDESFRREMRRVFPEQELQPIPNTHLIYRCFYELKGLPKIHVHDAEPAQGFGLFHDGRMAVYYAYSADIGDGLEDADVHPDDTPQVRELAAKMAVNIAVYALTH encoded by the coding sequence ATGATACTATCAATTAAATGGAAACTACTTTTGGTCGGTTGCCTCCTACTTTGTGCGATGATTGGAACACAGGGATGGCAAGGTTTGCAGGCTTCCAATGTCCCGCTAACGATCGCCCAAGTTCATTATGGAGGTGGTGGCGATTGGTACGGCGACGCGACGACCATTAAAAATTGGCTCCAACTTCTCCGAACCCGAATGGGTATTGAGACTACCAAGGACAGAGTAATTCTTAAGTTGACAGATCACACGCTTTATCAATACCCGATGCTCTACTTGGTAGGACACGGGAATATTCGGTTGACTGAGAGTGAAGTTGAGGCATTGCGGGACTATCTTACGCTTGGCGGTTTCCTGTTCGCCAATGACGATTACGGACTTGATGAGAGTTTTCGCCGTGAAATGCGTCGGGTCTTTCCAGAACAGGAGCTGCAACCGATACCGAACACACATCTAATTTATCGCTGCTTCTATGAACTGAAAGGCTTGCCGAAAATCCATGTACATGACGCTGAGCCTGCCCAAGGATTTGGACTCTTTCACGACGGACGCATGGCTGTTTATTACGCTTACAGTGCTGACATCGGTGATGGGCTTGAAGATGCTGACGTACATCCTGATGATACCCCACAAGTACGCGAACTTGCAGCAAAGATGGCAGTAAATATCGCTGTATACGCACTAACGCACTAA
- a CDS encoding KamA family radical SAM protein has protein sequence MEEWKQLVRDTVNTPEKLAAVFDVDVDEMRRIHEEFPIRINPYYLSLIEKPGDPIWKQVVPDPKELISTGVEDPLHEEDDSEVPNVTHRYPDRALFYVNYMCPIYCRFCTRKRKVGDPHSISDNNIETGLAYIQAHPEIRDVIISGGDPLMLTDKKIETIVGGLRAIEHLEIIRIGSRVPVTLPQRITPELCAILKRHHPFYINTHFNHPREITPETEKACGMLADAGIPLGNQTVLLKGVNDDPDVMVELMKGLLRIRVKPYYIYQADLIVGTDHFRTAVQTGLDIVAALRGHISGLGVPHYVVDAPGGGGKIALIPDPIVAFDDEEIQLRNYEGNVYSYPSTPFYDEDW, from the coding sequence ATGGAAGAATGGAAACAACTTGTTAGAGATACTGTCAACACACCAGAAAAACTCGCCGCCGTATTCGATGTTGATGTGGATGAGATGCGGCGCATTCACGAAGAGTTTCCGATTCGTATTAATCCGTATTATCTCAGCCTCATAGAAAAACCCGGCGACCCAATTTGGAAACAGGTCGTCCCGGACCCCAAGGAACTGATAAGTACCGGTGTAGAGGACCCACTCCACGAAGAAGACGATAGCGAAGTACCGAACGTCACACACCGATATCCCGACCGGGCACTCTTTTATGTCAACTATATGTGCCCAATCTACTGCCGTTTCTGCACCCGTAAGCGGAAAGTCGGCGACCCGCACTCAATCTCCGATAACAACATTGAAACGGGGCTTGCATACATTCAGGCACACCCAGAGATTCGCGATGTCATCATTTCCGGGGGCGATCCACTCATGCTGACCGATAAAAAAATCGAGACGATTGTCGGTGGCTTACGCGCAATTGAACACTTAGAAATCATTCGGATCGGTTCGCGCGTGCCAGTAACGTTGCCCCAACGCATTACACCAGAGTTGTGTGCGATTTTGAAACGGCACCACCCTTTCTATATCAACACCCATTTCAACCATCCACGCGAAATCACACCCGAAACAGAAAAGGCATGCGGTATGTTAGCCGATGCAGGTATCCCCCTCGGTAATCAGACAGTCCTCCTGAAAGGTGTGAACGATGATCCCGATGTGATGGTCGAACTCATGAAAGGACTGTTGCGGATTCGGGTTAAGCCTTACTATATCTATCAAGCCGATCTCATTGTCGGCACCGACCATTTCCGGACAGCCGTCCAGACAGGTTTAGACATTGTCGCTGCGTTGCGTGGTCACATATCTGGGCTCGGCGTGCCGCATTATGTCGTTGATGCCCCTGGTGGCGGTGGAAAAATCGCGCTAATCCCCGACCCAATCGTCGCCTTCGATGACGAGGAAATTCAACTCCGCAACTACGAAGGCAACGTCTATAGCTACCCCAGTACACCCTTCTACGACGAAGATTGGTAA
- a CDS encoding slipin family protein has translation MPQIDPIYFAIVVAVVIMLGTSIRILKEYERAVIFRLGRLTGTRGPGLVFMIPFWIERMQRVSLRVVVNDVTPQDVITKDNVSVSVNAVLTFRVIEADRAVIEVEDFGFAISQVAQTTLRSVLGRAELDDLLSEREKLNQDLEEIIKKHCEPWGVEVLAMEIKHVDLPVEMQRAMAKQAEAERERRAKVTHAEGEFESAEVLTNAAEILSRIPTAVQLRFLQALVEVSAEKNSTMVFPIPIDLLSPFLEKIKTEE, from the coding sequence ATGCCACAAATTGATCCAATTTATTTTGCTATTGTTGTTGCTGTTGTTATTATGCTTGGAACGAGCATCCGGATTCTTAAAGAATATGAGCGTGCTGTTATCTTTCGTCTCGGACGATTAACGGGCACCCGCGGTCCCGGACTTGTGTTTATGATACCGTTCTGGATTGAACGGATGCAACGCGTCAGCCTTCGGGTTGTCGTCAACGATGTTACGCCTCAAGATGTGATTACAAAGGACAACGTCTCCGTGAGCGTCAACGCAGTGTTGACCTTCAGAGTGATCGAAGCCGATAGGGCAGTAATTGAGGTTGAAGACTTCGGTTTTGCAATTTCCCAAGTCGCTCAGACAACGCTCCGTAGTGTCCTCGGACGTGCTGAACTGGATGATCTGCTCTCGGAACGTGAAAAGTTGAATCAGGACTTAGAAGAGATTATCAAGAAACATTGTGAACCGTGGGGGGTCGAAGTGCTTGCGATGGAGATCAAGCATGTGGATCTGCCTGTTGAAATGCAACGCGCGATGGCGAAACAGGCGGAGGCGGAACGGGAACGGCGTGCCAAAGTTACGCACGCTGAAGGTGAATTTGAGTCTGCCGAGGTTTTAACCAATGCCGCGGAAATTCTCAGTAGGATCCCAACTGCTGTCCAACTCCGTTTCCTTCAAGCGTTGGTAGAAGTCAGCGCGGAGAAGAACTCGACTATGGTTTTCCCAATTCCGATAGATCTGCTCAGTCCATTTCTTGAGAAGATAAAGACGGAAGAGTAG
- a CDS encoding VWA domain-containing protein encodes MRFTYFWPGWAVTLGIGIVIGITVLFYFRVARPIDPRYRFLLIALRIVAASILLGCLLAPVVIEKRDVTPSTHLSILVDTSQSMQLVDPHIGEISESRLSQVNQLLFKVPRPFLQALQDRFEVHLYPFDTELHQSILLLQDGDSRMPAFEPEGALTDIGTAIREAAAAWKGQQTAGIVLITDGAHNSGQFPLERITALEVPIYPIGVGSVDPPKDIQIQRVDYTPIAYTNHESVIRVSVMQTGYTGKTTRLSLREANSKRFIDDATLTFEPHEDTDSARDSTKQVVELKLTPQTEGNFQYTVVLPTLDGELTEANNQKTFSVKVVKAKLNVFYLEGKPRWDYTFLKRALERDPDIEATCAILSSNRLNARLTGTVLNRLDGYYPQATPVSDTPRFPETPAEFSKYDVLILGDLEGEQLTGTQQRGIVDFVEMQGKPIIFLPSRRMLGVNGLGNTELAQLLPIEIPRNGCRVEDTEFTVQPTPSGAFHPMLQLSDTQTDRTAMLGENSGTLWRNMPALSRSFSGFRLRGGATALMENGRGTPILILQRAGLGKSLLIAAEGLWNWDFGVKTFKDIRYHTIYPRFWAQVLRWMATDTDDKNIYLTTDASAYAIGDTAKVTAYLYSETYQPQAGATVQIEVVPPDGAAFQLQIRAATEDTSEGRSQQNTIANMGNLYAAQFALLQKGNYRIRATGRSGNLNLGEDRLDIFVHPQLAELEAPQLNENLLKQLAAQTGGAYSNIADAESMLENIADVQHSIFVDAERELWAHPLVLLTVVGLLGTEWFLRKRIGMT; translated from the coding sequence ATGCGATTCACCTATTTTTGGCCCGGGTGGGCAGTTACGCTTGGCATTGGCATCGTCATCGGTATAACCGTACTTTTTTATTTCCGGGTCGCGCGTCCCATAGATCCAAGGTATAGATTTTTACTCATTGCGCTACGGATTGTTGCAGCGTCAATCCTGCTTGGGTGTCTTTTAGCCCCTGTTGTCATTGAAAAGAGAGATGTCACGCCGTCAACACATCTCTCCATTTTAGTGGACACCTCTCAAAGTATGCAACTCGTCGATCCACATATCGGTGAGATATCCGAATCGAGGCTCAGTCAGGTGAATCAACTTCTGTTCAAGGTACCACGACCATTCCTGCAAGCCTTACAGGACAGGTTTGAGGTCCATCTCTACCCTTTCGATACGGAACTGCATCAAAGCATTCTATTGTTACAAGATGGCGATTCCCGCATGCCAGCGTTTGAACCGGAAGGTGCGCTCACTGATATTGGAACCGCTATCCGAGAGGCGGCAGCAGCATGGAAAGGACAACAAACTGCTGGTATTGTCCTTATTACAGATGGCGCGCACAATTCCGGACAATTTCCTCTGGAAAGGATTACTGCATTGGAGGTGCCGATCTATCCAATAGGTGTCGGTTCTGTGGATCCACCAAAAGATATTCAGATTCAGCGTGTTGACTACACACCGATTGCTTACACAAACCATGAGAGTGTCATCCGTGTGAGCGTTATGCAAACGGGCTACACTGGCAAAACGACACGACTGTCGTTGCGAGAAGCGAATAGCAAGCGTTTTATAGATGACGCGACGTTGACGTTTGAACCACATGAGGACACGGATTCCGCAAGGGACAGTACAAAACAGGTTGTTGAATTGAAGTTGACACCGCAGACAGAGGGGAACTTCCAATATACTGTCGTGCTTCCGACACTCGACGGTGAACTTACGGAGGCAAACAATCAAAAGACTTTTTCGGTGAAGGTTGTAAAAGCAAAACTCAACGTTTTTTATCTTGAAGGCAAACCGAGATGGGACTACACGTTTTTAAAACGAGCATTGGAGCGGGACCCGGATATTGAGGCGACTTGTGCGATTTTATCGTCCAATAGATTAAATGCGCGACTTACTGGGACTGTACTCAACCGCTTAGATGGGTATTATCCACAAGCAACACCGGTATCGGACACGCCACGATTCCCCGAAACGCCCGCTGAGTTTTCCAAGTATGATGTGTTGATTTTAGGTGATTTGGAGGGTGAGCAGCTTACCGGTACACAACAACGTGGGATTGTTGACTTCGTTGAAATGCAGGGGAAACCGATTATTTTTCTGCCCTCTCGGCGTATGCTCGGTGTCAATGGACTTGGAAACACAGAATTGGCTCAACTTTTACCAATTGAGATTCCGCGAAACGGGTGTCGTGTAGAAGACACGGAATTCACTGTGCAGCCGACACCATCGGGAGCATTCCACCCAATGTTGCAGCTGAGTGATACACAAACGGACCGAACCGCAATGTTAGGGGAAAACAGTGGAACCTTATGGCGAAACATGCCGGCGTTGTCGAGATCCTTCAGTGGATTTCGTCTCAGAGGTGGCGCAACGGCTCTGATGGAGAACGGAAGAGGCACCCCGATTCTGATCCTTCAGAGAGCGGGATTGGGCAAAAGTCTGCTCATCGCGGCAGAGGGTCTCTGGAACTGGGACTTTGGTGTTAAAACTTTCAAAGACATTCGCTATCACACGATCTATCCACGCTTTTGGGCACAGGTGTTGCGATGGATGGCAACGGACACCGATGACAAAAACATATACCTTACGACTGATGCCTCCGCTTATGCAATAGGGGATACAGCGAAGGTTACAGCATATTTGTACTCTGAAACGTATCAACCGCAAGCGGGAGCGACGGTCCAAATTGAAGTGGTGCCTCCCGATGGAGCAGCTTTCCAACTCCAGATACGCGCAGCGACTGAAGACACAAGTGAAGGACGTTCGCAACAGAACACAATCGCCAACATGGGGAATCTCTATGCTGCTCAATTCGCACTCTTACAGAAGGGGAACTACCGCATTCGTGCAACAGGTAGAAGTGGCAATTTAAATTTGGGCGAGGATCGGCTCGATATTTTCGTCCATCCACAGCTGGCGGAATTAGAGGCACCACAACTCAATGAAAACTTGTTGAAACAACTCGCAGCACAAACCGGTGGTGCCTATTCTAACATAGCCGACGCGGAATCAATGCTTGAAAATATTGCCGACGTTCAACACTCTATATTTGTCGATGCAGAACGTGAACTCTGGGCACATCCCTTGGTTCTTCTTACGGTTGTCGGATTGTTGGGGACTGAATGGTTTTTGCGTAAGCGTATTGGAATGACTTGA
- a CDS encoding spermidine/putrescine ABC transporter substrate-binding protein: MRNRYILLVLILLALFIGNSHSQKKQLNVFTWAGYVSDDIREGFEKEFGASVLIDTYASNEDLLAKLLAGATGYDIIMPSDYMVSILIKQNLLVELNRENIPNFQNISPLFLGKYFDRENRYSIPYTFGTAGIAYDSAVVSPAPDSWTVLWDAQYKNQFSMLDDQRETIGAALKLLGYSLNTTDPEEIKAAKEKLIVQKPLVKQYKSEAEELLIAGDVVMAHCWSGDAFRATETRPTIRYVIPKEGSSQFIDAVCIPKSAPHKSLAEQFINYLLRPEINAKITAFTKYGTCVPTAKEYLPEHLREHKFIYPPQEVLESLEWLKDAGDFTRHYNRAWEEIKAK, from the coding sequence ATGCGAAACAGATACATCCTTTTAGTCCTCATACTTCTCGCACTCTTTATCGGCAATAGCCACAGCCAAAAGAAACAACTCAACGTCTTCACGTGGGCTGGTTACGTCAGTGACGACATCCGTGAGGGATTTGAAAAGGAATTCGGGGCGAGTGTCCTCATCGATACCTATGCCAGTAACGAAGACCTCCTTGCGAAGTTGTTAGCGGGTGCGACAGGATACGACATCATCATGCCGTCTGACTACATGGTATCAATCCTAATCAAGCAAAACCTTTTAGTTGAATTGAACCGTGAAAACATCCCTAACTTCCAAAACATCAGCCCGCTATTCCTCGGTAAATACTTCGACCGCGAAAACCGATATTCTATCCCCTATACATTCGGCACCGCAGGCATCGCCTACGATTCGGCTGTTGTTTCACCAGCACCCGATAGTTGGACAGTACTTTGGGACGCGCAATATAAGAATCAATTCAGCATGTTGGACGACCAACGCGAGACAATCGGTGCCGCGCTTAAACTGCTCGGATACAGCCTCAACACAACCGATCCTGAAGAGATTAAAGCGGCGAAAGAGAAACTCATTGTCCAGAAACCGCTCGTCAAACAGTATAAGAGTGAGGCGGAAGAACTCCTCATCGCTGGTGATGTTGTTATGGCACACTGCTGGAGTGGCGATGCGTTCCGAGCAACCGAAACCCGACCCACGATACGATACGTCATTCCGAAAGAAGGCTCAAGCCAGTTTATTGATGCAGTCTGCATTCCGAAATCCGCACCACATAAGTCCCTCGCTGAGCAGTTCATTAACTATCTCCTTCGCCCCGAAATTAACGCCAAGATCACCGCTTTTACGAAATACGGGACATGTGTCCCCACAGCGAAAGAATATTTACCGGAACACCTACGGGAACACAAATTTATCTATCCACCTCAAGAGGTCTTGGAATCTCTTGAATGGCTGAAAGATGCAGGAGACTTCACGAGACACTATAACCGCGCATGGGAGGAGATTAAAGCGAAATAA